From one Magnetofaba australis IT-1 genomic stretch:
- a CDS encoding HAMP domain-containing methyl-accepting chemotaxis protein gives MKSLKISTMMALGFGVLIVLMLGVALFAYSGLSTGQDGFVTYRGLARQTNLAGRLQANMLMLRLNVKDFNITGSDQDVEQYEFYRQRMEEFLKNALEDIDDPKRLALIKQVNDEIGEYKAGFQQVVAFRDARNDLVFKQMDPNGLAMREELTAIMKSAYEDGDAAAAYFAGRAQEHVLLGRLYAAKFLKENQDADLERASQELVENLEPLAQTLDRELQNPERRRLLAEFTTHRAAYIKGLVGVADIIKQRNDIIHNTLDRIGPAVAKHAEEVKLSIKADQDELGPRLQANNASTVTLILIVTFAALLAGVGIALYITRAVMRPLGAEPLPLAELVGRVSQGDLSVQVQVKPGDTVSLNAAMAKMVSALREIVGNIHASIGVLHTSSEQLSKVSGELNVGAEIMTERSGDVSQASDTLRENMNAVASAMEQAEQAMSSITAAAEQASVNMNTISAASEEAATNLSTVAAASEEASTSQEAVRGSVERSSANVRDVASAITGINASLNGVRQECENASKGARQARESAAANRTVMEELIRSSKEIGKVVNVIKNIADQTNMLALNASIEAAGAGEAGKGFAVVANEVKELAKQSGEATDMISKNVASIQKQAGEVETRAEQVNDRIRKVEEANDSILNSVDDQSGVMAEISEAMEQVSQENNEVTMQVAQSTEGIREVTTNVSEISAGISEVTRNVSEASGGIQEMARSVADASRGNSEIGVKVDHTVQVTNNVASAVGEVTRSAESVVTFSQTVCKKSEEMRKIADDLGVMMGRFTL, from the coding sequence ATGAAATCACTGAAAATCTCCACCATGATGGCGCTTGGCTTTGGCGTGCTGATTGTGCTGATGTTGGGTGTGGCGCTGTTTGCCTATAGCGGCCTGTCCACCGGCCAGGATGGGTTCGTCACCTACCGGGGATTGGCGCGACAGACCAATCTGGCCGGGCGGCTGCAGGCCAACATGTTGATGCTGCGGCTAAATGTGAAGGACTTCAACATCACTGGCAGTGATCAGGATGTGGAGCAGTATGAGTTCTATCGCCAGCGCATGGAGGAGTTCCTCAAGAACGCGCTGGAGGATATTGACGACCCCAAACGCTTGGCGCTGATCAAGCAGGTGAATGATGAGATCGGCGAATATAAAGCGGGCTTCCAACAGGTGGTGGCGTTTCGCGACGCGCGCAACGACCTGGTGTTCAAACAGATGGACCCTAACGGCTTGGCCATGCGCGAAGAGCTCACGGCGATCATGAAGTCCGCCTATGAGGATGGCGATGCGGCGGCGGCCTATTTCGCCGGTCGGGCGCAAGAGCATGTGCTGCTGGGGCGTCTGTATGCCGCCAAGTTCCTCAAAGAGAATCAGGACGCCGACCTGGAGCGCGCCTCCCAAGAGCTGGTGGAGAATCTGGAGCCGTTGGCGCAGACGCTGGATCGCGAGCTGCAGAACCCGGAAAGACGCCGCTTGCTCGCGGAGTTCACCACTCATCGCGCGGCCTATATCAAAGGTTTGGTCGGAGTGGCCGACATCATTAAGCAGCGCAATGACATCATCCACAATACGCTGGACCGCATCGGCCCGGCTGTGGCCAAGCACGCCGAGGAGGTCAAACTCTCCATCAAGGCCGATCAGGATGAGTTGGGACCGCGATTGCAAGCCAACAACGCCAGCACCGTGACCCTGATCCTGATCGTGACCTTCGCGGCGCTGTTGGCTGGAGTGGGTATTGCGCTCTACATCACCCGTGCGGTGATGCGGCCGCTTGGGGCGGAACCGCTGCCGCTGGCGGAGCTGGTGGGGCGGGTGAGCCAAGGGGATCTGAGCGTGCAGGTGCAGGTGAAACCGGGGGATACGGTGAGCCTTAACGCCGCCATGGCGAAAATGGTCAGCGCGCTGCGCGAAATCGTCGGCAACATCCACGCCAGCATTGGCGTGTTGCACACCTCCTCCGAGCAGCTCTCCAAGGTCTCCGGGGAGCTCAACGTGGGCGCTGAGATCATGACCGAGCGCTCCGGCGACGTGAGCCAGGCTTCGGATACTCTGCGTGAGAACATGAACGCCGTGGCCAGCGCCATGGAGCAGGCTGAGCAGGCCATGAGCAGCATCACCGCCGCCGCCGAGCAGGCCAGCGTGAACATGAACACCATCAGCGCCGCCAGCGAGGAGGCCGCCACCAATCTCTCCACCGTGGCCGCCGCCAGCGAGGAGGCCAGCACCTCACAAGAGGCGGTGCGCGGTTCGGTGGAGCGCTCCTCGGCCAACGTGCGCGACGTGGCCAGCGCCATTACCGGCATCAACGCCTCCCTCAACGGGGTGCGTCAGGAGTGCGAAAACGCCAGCAAAGGGGCGCGTCAGGCGCGTGAGTCCGCCGCCGCCAACCGTACGGTGATGGAGGAGTTGATTCGCTCCTCCAAAGAGATTGGCAAAGTGGTCAACGTGATCAAAAACATCGCCGACCAGACCAATATGCTGGCGCTCAACGCCTCCATCGAAGCGGCGGGGGCTGGTGAGGCGGGCAAGGGCTTTGCGGTGGTGGCCAACGAGGTCAAGGAGTTGGCCAAGCAGTCCGGCGAGGCCACCGATATGATCTCCAAAAATGTCGCCTCCATTCAAAAGCAGGCCGGGGAGGTGGAGACCCGCGCCGAACAGGTGAATGATCGCATCCGCAAGGTGGAGGAGGCCAACGACTCCATTTTGAACTCGGTGGATGATCAGAGCGGCGTGATGGCGGAGATCAGCGAGGCGATGGAGCAGGTCTCGCAAGAGAACAATGAGGTGACCATGCAGGTGGCGCAATCCACCGAAGGCATTCGTGAGGTCACCACCAATGTGTCGGAGATCTCTGCGGGCATCTCCGAGGTGACGCGCAATGTGAGCGAGGCTTCGGGCGGCATTCAGGAGATGGCGCGCTCGGTGGCGGATGCCTCGCGCGGCAATTCGGAGATCGGCGTGAAGGTGGATCATACCGTTCAGGTCACCAATAACGTGGCCAGCGCCGTGGGCGAGGTGACCCGTTCGGCGGAGAGCGTGGTCACTTTCAGCCAAACCGTGTGCAAGAAGTCCGAAGAGATGCGCAAGATCGCCGATGATTTGGGCGTGATGATGGGACGCTTTACGCTCTAG
- a CDS encoding lectin-like protein, producing the protein MSKTRKIVASVGALVGVVGVSSAVAQGFGGPPQASFDACRNQAEGASCQFQEPRGNRTLRGNCINRGPGLHCVPKEMQGFDPGRGGMNQGFGRMGQGSSSFGGPGMGSRGGMMGQNMRGGQGGGLDANGNDATGMAGSNITFQSAPVPVKRGKAQSFRLPNGQTHWYEAVYTPQGGINWSQAKALAEQAGGYLVTLHSHQENDFVFGLIQDRKYWYGWDSSHNGVMNGPFIGAYQPQGAREPDGGWRWVSGEPWSYTNWAYDGMPGDKDPRPNTQPNDSTGNQNVAAFGEVNIPVATWGDFPHRFSSYRSPFDGKAYGFVIEYNAEPQ; encoded by the coding sequence ATGAGCAAAACGCGGAAAATCGTGGCGAGTGTTGGCGCTCTGGTGGGGGTTGTGGGCGTATCGAGCGCCGTGGCGCAGGGGTTTGGCGGTCCGCCGCAAGCCTCGTTTGACGCCTGCCGCAATCAAGCGGAAGGGGCCAGTTGTCAGTTTCAGGAGCCGCGCGGCAATCGCACCTTGCGCGGCAACTGCATCAATCGCGGGCCGGGGCTGCACTGCGTGCCCAAGGAGATGCAGGGCTTCGATCCCGGACGCGGAGGCATGAACCAGGGCTTTGGCCGCATGGGGCAGGGGTCGTCGAGTTTTGGCGGGCCGGGCATGGGCTCCCGTGGCGGCATGATGGGCCAAAATATGCGTGGCGGCCAGGGCGGCGGCTTGGACGCCAACGGCAACGACGCCACCGGCATGGCCGGGAGCAACATCACCTTCCAATCCGCGCCGGTTCCCGTCAAGCGCGGCAAAGCGCAGTCGTTCCGGCTTCCCAACGGTCAGACCCACTGGTATGAGGCGGTCTACACGCCCCAGGGCGGGATCAACTGGTCCCAGGCCAAAGCTCTGGCCGAGCAGGCGGGCGGCTACCTGGTCACCCTGCATTCGCACCAGGAGAACGATTTTGTCTTTGGCCTGATCCAGGATCGCAAGTATTGGTACGGCTGGGACTCCAGCCACAATGGGGTGATGAACGGCCCCTTTATCGGCGCCTATCAGCCACAGGGCGCGCGCGAGCCCGACGGCGGCTGGCGTTGGGTCAGCGGCGAGCCGTGGTCCTATACCAACTGGGCTTATGACGGCATGCCCGGGGATAAGGATCCGCGACCCAACACCCAGCCCAACGACTCCACCGGCAATCAGAACGTGGCGGCGTTTGGCGAGGTCAACATCCCCGTGGCCACGTGGGGCGACTTCCCCCACCGCTTCAGCTCCTATCGCTCGCCATTTGACGGCAAAGCCTATGGCTTCGTCATCGAATATAATGCCGAGCCACAATAG